Proteins encoded together in one Dechloromonas sp. HYN0024 window:
- the mutY gene encoding A/G-specific adenine glycosylase gives MAALTRFTQDLIAWQKTAGRHDLPWQKTQDPYRIWLSEIMLQQTQVSTVIPYYARFLTSFPDVLALAAAPIEAVIEHWAGLGYYARARNLHRCARQIATAYGGIFPNSAAELEELPGIGRSTAAAIAAFAFGRRAAILDGNVKRVLCRQFGIAGFPGATAVHRQLWALAEDLLPENNIEVYTQGLMDLGATLCTRSRPRCGDCPVASGCVARRDGRQGELPEAKARPAVPERSSSFVLLTDGQRLLLERRPPSGLWGGLLAPPEGEPAEVAARYGLALGETTRLPPLKHAFTHFRLTLLPMLCQVDAALQVAEPGLEWVALSRAADAGVPAPIKKLIRQVASAGG, from the coding sequence TTGGCCGCCCTAACCCGTTTTACCCAAGACCTGATCGCCTGGCAGAAAACTGCCGGCCGCCATGACCTGCCCTGGCAGAAGACGCAGGACCCTTACCGTATCTGGCTTTCGGAGATCATGCTGCAGCAGACCCAGGTCAGCACAGTGATCCCTTATTACGCCCGATTTCTCACCAGTTTTCCTGATGTTCTGGCGCTGGCTGCGGCCCCGATCGAGGCGGTAATCGAGCACTGGGCGGGACTCGGCTATTACGCCCGGGCGCGCAACCTGCATCGTTGCGCCCGGCAAATTGCCACGGCTTATGGCGGAATCTTCCCGAATTCCGCGGCGGAGCTTGAGGAACTACCGGGCATCGGCCGGTCGACGGCGGCGGCCATCGCCGCTTTTGCCTTTGGTCGCCGGGCAGCGATTCTCGACGGCAACGTCAAACGGGTGCTGTGCCGGCAATTCGGCATTGCCGGCTTTCCCGGCGCAACAGCTGTTCACCGCCAGCTCTGGGCCTTGGCCGAGGATTTACTGCCGGAAAACAATATCGAGGTCTATACACAGGGCCTGATGGATCTCGGCGCGACCCTATGCACGCGCAGCCGGCCACGCTGTGGCGACTGCCCGGTGGCAAGCGGCTGCGTGGCAAGGCGCGATGGCCGCCAGGGTGAATTACCGGAAGCGAAGGCACGCCCTGCCGTACCGGAACGCAGCTCAAGCTTTGTCCTGCTCACTGATGGGCAACGTCTGCTGCTCGAGCGGCGACCACCCTCCGGTTTATGGGGCGGACTGCTGGCACCACCGGAAGGGGAGCCAGCCGAGGTCGCCGCGCGCTACGGACTGGCGCTTGGCGAGACCACCAGGCTGCCGCCCTTGAAACATGCGTTCACCCACTTCCGCCTGACCCTGTTGCCCATGCTATGCCAGGTCGACGCGGCCCTTCAGGTGGCTGAGCCGGGGCTGGAATGGGTGGCGCTCAGCCGGGCGGCCGACGCCGGGGTGCCGGCACCGATCAAGAAACTGATCAGGCAGGTTGCCAGCGCAGGGGGCTGA
- the glnK gene encoding P-II family nitrogen regulator — MKFVTAIIKPFKLDEVREALSAIGVQGITVTEVKGFGRQKGHTELYRGAEYVVDFLPKVKIEAAVKDEQLDQVIEAIEKAASTGKIGDGKIFVFDVEQVIRIRTGETGTDAL; from the coding sequence ATGAAATTCGTAACCGCCATCATCAAGCCGTTCAAGCTTGACGAAGTGCGTGAAGCGTTGTCCGCCATTGGCGTACAGGGCATCACCGTCACTGAAGTGAAGGGTTTCGGCCGGCAGAAGGGGCACACCGAGCTGTATCGGGGCGCCGAATATGTCGTCGATTTCCTGCCCAAGGTAAAGATCGAAGCCGCCGTCAAGGACGAGCAGCTGGATCAGGTCATCGAGGCTATCGAAAAGGCAGCCAGCACCGGCAAGATCGGTGACGGCAAGATCTTCGTCTTCGACGTCGAGCAGGTCATTCGTATTCGCACCGGTGAAACCGGTACCGATGCCCTCTAA
- a CDS encoding ATP-binding cassette domain-containing protein, whose product MIALRQVTFARAGHPLVIDASVQLHPGWKVGVVGANGCGKSSLFALLAGELHAESGNVEIPARWHIARVAQETPALPDSALDFVLDGDVELRRIERELVEAEAKGDGVAIGHLHARYGEIGGYSAKARVAEVLHGLGFTDADFSRSVAEFSGGWRVRLNLARALSCRADLLLLDEPTNHLDLDAVFWLENWLKNTLATLLLISHDRDFLDAVVGQIIAIDLQRLSLTSGGYSDYERARAARLATQQSAFEAQQREIAHLSSFIERFKAKATKARQAQSRIKTLERMEMVAAAHVDSPFHFSFRDPIALPDPLLSIEKASAGYADHKIIDKVTLTLRPGCRIGLLGRNGAGKSTLIKLLAGTIAQQGGERKEAKALNIGYFAQHQLEQLRPDESPLQHLVRLDPSATEQELRDYIGGFDFRGDMATRAIEPFSGGEKTRLALALLIRTRPNLLLLDEPTNHLDLEMREALTFALQDYEGGVVFVSHDRHLLRTCADELLLVAAGKVTEFDGDLDDYAAWLAAQRSAEKAPEPDAAAEKNERLAQRADAKANRQAVLAQRRPLVKEIEQLERKLAKWNEEKAALDAQFADPEFYTAVDRVKSEEMHKQAALLGEQIDEAEMRWLEVHEALEGLPAVD is encoded by the coding sequence ATGATCGCCTTACGTCAAGTCACTTTCGCCCGCGCCGGCCACCCCCTGGTCATCGACGCTTCCGTCCAGCTTCACCCCGGCTGGAAAGTTGGCGTGGTGGGCGCCAACGGCTGTGGCAAATCCAGCCTGTTTGCCCTGCTTGCCGGTGAACTGCATGCCGAATCCGGCAACGTCGAGATTCCCGCTCGCTGGCATATCGCCCGCGTCGCCCAGGAGACCCCGGCCCTGCCCGACAGTGCCCTCGATTTCGTCCTCGACGGCGATGTCGAGTTACGCCGCATCGAGCGCGAACTGGTTGAGGCGGAAGCCAAGGGTGACGGTGTCGCTATCGGCCATCTGCATGCCCGCTACGGCGAAATCGGTGGCTATTCAGCCAAGGCCCGCGTCGCCGAAGTGCTGCACGGTCTGGGCTTTACCGACGCCGATTTCTCCCGTTCGGTGGCCGAATTCTCAGGTGGCTGGCGCGTTCGCCTCAACCTCGCCCGCGCCCTCTCCTGCCGCGCCGACCTGCTGCTGCTTGACGAACCAACCAACCACCTCGACCTGGATGCGGTTTTCTGGCTCGAAAACTGGCTGAAGAACACCCTGGCGACCCTGCTTCTCATCTCGCACGACCGTGACTTCCTTGATGCCGTGGTCGGCCAGATCATCGCCATCGACCTTCAACGACTGAGCCTGACCAGCGGCGGCTATTCCGACTACGAACGGGCCCGCGCCGCCCGCCTGGCCACCCAGCAATCGGCCTTCGAAGCACAGCAAAGGGAAATCGCCCACCTCTCAAGCTTCATCGAACGCTTCAAGGCCAAGGCGACCAAGGCACGACAGGCACAAAGCCGGATCAAAACCCTCGAACGCATGGAAATGGTCGCCGCAGCGCATGTCGATTCGCCTTTCCATTTCAGCTTCCGCGATCCAATTGCCCTGCCCGACCCGCTGCTCAGCATCGAAAAGGCCTCGGCTGGCTATGCCGATCACAAGATTATCGATAAGGTCACGCTCACCCTGCGCCCCGGCTGCCGCATTGGCCTGCTTGGCCGCAATGGCGCCGGCAAGTCAACACTGATCAAGCTGCTCGCCGGCACCATCGCCCAGCAAGGCGGCGAGCGCAAGGAGGCCAAGGCCCTCAACATCGGCTACTTCGCCCAGCACCAGCTCGAACAGCTGCGCCCGGATGAATCGCCGCTGCAGCATCTGGTGCGCCTCGACCCGAGCGCCACCGAGCAGGAACTGCGCGACTACATCGGCGGCTTCGATTTTCGCGGCGACATGGCGACCCGCGCCATCGAACCATTCTCCGGCGGCGAAAAGACCCGCCTCGCCCTCGCCCTGCTCATCCGCACGCGGCCCAACCTGCTGCTGCTCGACGAGCCGACCAACCATCTCGACCTCGAAATGCGCGAAGCCCTGACCTTCGCCCTGCAGGACTACGAAGGCGGCGTCGTCTTCGTGTCGCATGATCGCCACTTGCTGCGCACCTGCGCCGATGAACTACTCCTCGTCGCTGCTGGCAAAGTCACTGAATTCGACGGCGACCTCGACGACTACGCAGCCTGGCTGGCAGCCCAGCGCAGTGCCGAAAAAGCCCCAGAGCCCGATGCAGCGGCGGAAAAAAATGAACGTCTGGCGCAACGGGCCGATGCCAAAGCCAACCGGCAAGCGGTACTCGCCCAGCGCCGGCCGCTGGTCAAGGAAATCGAGCAACTTGAGCGCAAGCTGGCCAAGTGGAACGAGGAAAAAGCTGCGCTTGATGCCCAATTCGCCGATCCCGAGTTTTATACCGCTGTCGATCGGGTTAAAAGCGAGGAAATGCACAAACAGGCGGCACTCCTTGGCGAGCAGATTGATGAGGCAGAAATGCGCTGGCTGGAGGTGCATGAGGCGCTCGAGGGATTACCTGCCGTCGACTGA
- a CDS encoding ammonium transporter, translated as MKRIFALLALVGAVAFSAPSWAEEKAAPAAPVAAVSAAAAPAAAAPAAAAPAAAEAAAPAAAPIPPNKGDNAWVMVSAALVILMSIPGLALFYGGLVRTKNMLSVLMQVFVTFSLISVLWVIYGYSAAFTEGNQFFGVLDKLFLKGVTVDSVAATFSKGVNISELAYVIFQGAFAAITCGLIVGSFAERAKFSAILVFMVIWFTLSYIPMAHMVWYWAGPDAYIDAAAGEAAGKTAGFLFQKGALDFAGGTVVHINAAIAGLVGAYMVGKRTGLGNVAMAPHSLTFTMIGASLLWFGWFGFNAGSALEASGAAALAMVNTWVATACAALSWMFAEWILKGKPSMLGAASGAVAGLVAITPAAGFVGVMGAIIIGLIAGVICLWGVNGLKKLLGADDSLDVFGVHGVGGITGAILTGVFVDPALGGTGVYDYVANKVGDFDMTAQVISQLWGVGTVVVWSAVVSIVAFKLVDIVIGLRVPEDEEREGLDLTSHGETAYHH; from the coding sequence ATGAAACGTATCTTTGCATTGCTGGCTCTGGTCGGTGCTGTCGCATTCAGCGCGCCGTCCTGGGCTGAAGAAAAGGCTGCCCCGGCTGCGCCGGTCGCTGCTGTCTCGGCTGCCGCTGCGCCGGCCGCTGCTGCGCCGGCCGCTGCTGCGCCGGCCGCTGCCGAAGCCGCTGCCCCGGCTGCTGCACCGATTCCGCCGAACAAGGGCGACAACGCCTGGGTCATGGTCAGTGCCGCTCTGGTCATCCTCATGTCCATCCCCGGCCTGGCCCTGTTCTACGGTGGTCTGGTCCGCACCAAGAACATGCTGTCGGTGCTCATGCAGGTCTTCGTGACCTTCTCGCTGATCTCTGTGTTGTGGGTCATTTATGGCTACTCCGCAGCGTTCACCGAGGGCAACCAGTTCTTCGGCGTACTCGACAAGCTCTTCCTGAAGGGTGTCACGGTTGATTCCGTGGCCGCCACCTTCTCCAAGGGTGTCAATATCTCCGAACTGGCCTACGTCATCTTCCAGGGCGCCTTCGCCGCCATCACCTGCGGCCTGATCGTCGGTTCCTTTGCCGAACGTGCCAAGTTCTCCGCAATCCTGGTCTTCATGGTCATCTGGTTCACGCTGTCCTACATCCCGATGGCACACATGGTCTGGTACTGGGCTGGTCCTGATGCCTACATCGACGCTGCCGCTGGCGAAGCCGCCGGCAAGACGGCTGGCTTCCTGTTCCAGAAGGGCGCGCTTGACTTCGCCGGTGGTACCGTCGTGCATATCAACGCCGCTATCGCTGGTCTGGTTGGTGCCTACATGGTTGGCAAGCGTACCGGTCTCGGTAACGTCGCCATGGCCCCGCACTCCCTGACCTTCACCATGATCGGTGCTTCCCTGCTGTGGTTCGGCTGGTTCGGTTTCAACGCTGGTTCGGCCCTCGAAGCCTCGGGTGCTGCTGCCCTGGCCATGGTCAATACCTGGGTTGCAACGGCTTGCGCTGCACTGTCCTGGATGTTTGCTGAATGGATTCTCAAGGGTAAGCCCTCCATGCTGGGTGCTGCTTCCGGTGCGGTTGCTGGTCTCGTTGCCATCACCCCGGCTGCCGGCTTCGTCGGCGTCATGGGCGCCATCATCATCGGCCTGATCGCCGGCGTGATCTGCCTGTGGGGTGTCAATGGCCTGAAGAAGCTGCTCGGTGCAGATGACTCCCTCGACGTCTTCGGCGTCCATGGCGTCGGCGGCATCACCGGCGCCATCCTGACCGGTGTCTTCGTTGATCCGGCCCTCGGCGGCACGGGCGTCTATGACTACGTGGCCAACAAGGTTGGTGACTTCGACATGACCGCCCAGGTGATCAGCCAGCTGTGGGGCGTCGGTACCGTCGTAGTGTGGTCGGCCGTGGTCTCCATCGTCGCCTTCAAGCTGGTCGATATCGTGATTGGTCTGCGTGTGCCGGAAGATGAAGAGCGTGAAGGTCTTGACCTCACCTCGCACGGCGAAACCGCCTACCACCACTAA
- a CDS encoding flavin reductase family protein, translating into MTQPQNDSRALRNALGRFATGVTIVTAIDPDGHPIGLTVNSFSAVSLEPALVLWCLDNNSHNLAAFRQASHHAINILAADQQDLSNRFATWPTDRFAGLPWQAGAGGAPVFPGCCATFEMANVSEHAAGDHTIFVGRVERFNETANLAPLLFHAGRYAALAPEEE; encoded by the coding sequence ATGACCCAACCGCAAAACGACAGCCGCGCCCTGCGCAACGCCCTGGGGCGCTTCGCCACCGGCGTCACCATCGTCACGGCTATCGACCCGGATGGCCATCCGATCGGCCTCACCGTCAATTCCTTCTCGGCCGTATCGCTCGAGCCGGCGCTCGTTCTCTGGTGCCTTGACAACAACTCGCACAACCTTGCCGCCTTCCGCCAGGCCAGCCACCACGCCATCAACATTCTGGCCGCTGACCAGCAAGACCTCTCCAATCGTTTCGCCACCTGGCCCACCGACCGCTTCGCCGGCCTTCCCTGGCAGGCTGGTGCTGGCGGCGCCCCGGTCTTCCCCGGTTGCTGCGCCACTTTTGAAATGGCCAACGTCAGCGAGCATGCTGCCGGCGACCACACCATCTTTGTCGGCCGGGTCGAGCGCTTCAACGAAACCGCCAACCTCGCCCCGCTGCTTTTCCACGCCGGCCGCTACGCCGCGCTGGCACCCGAAGAGGAATGA
- a CDS encoding TorF family putative porin, which yields MKKSLIALALVSAFAVPAFAEEAAPAAEAPALTGNVGLFSSYRFRGIDQTMGKPALQGGFDYAHSSGLYVGNWNSNVSSYAGYPGGNLEMDFYGGYKMAFGDFGLDVGGLYYYYPGTDGAAGGFKSGVVHNGEVYVGTSWKFLTLKASYAVTDYFNAANTKGTYYIDLGAAYDLGDGWGVNGHVGYLDLAHSTTGDYADWKLGVTKDVGGYVFGLSYIGTDADKTAYNWVNVAKGSQNFYAGKNTAVLSVSKTF from the coding sequence ATGAAGAAATCACTTATCGCCCTGGCCCTGGTTAGCGCCTTTGCCGTTCCGGCTTTTGCTGAAGAAGCTGCTCCGGCGGCTGAAGCTCCGGCCCTGACCGGCAACGTCGGCCTGTTCTCCAGCTACCGTTTCCGCGGTATCGACCAGACCATGGGCAAGCCGGCCCTGCAAGGCGGCTTCGACTACGCCCACTCGAGCGGTCTGTATGTCGGTAACTGGAACTCCAATGTCAGCTCCTACGCTGGCTATCCGGGTGGCAACCTGGAAATGGACTTCTACGGCGGCTACAAGATGGCCTTCGGTGACTTCGGCCTGGATGTCGGCGGCCTGTACTACTACTACCCGGGTACCGATGGTGCTGCTGGCGGTTTCAAGAGCGGTGTTGTTCATAACGGTGAAGTTTACGTTGGCACGAGCTGGAAGTTCCTGACCCTGAAGGCTTCCTACGCTGTCACGGACTATTTCAACGCTGCCAACACCAAGGGCACCTACTACATCGATCTGGGTGCTGCCTATGATCTGGGTGACGGCTGGGGCGTGAACGGCCATGTCGGCTACCTCGATCTGGCTCACAGCACCACTGGTGACTACGCCGACTGGAAGCTGGGCGTAACGAAGGATGTCGGTGGCTATGTTTTCGGCCTGTCCTACATCGGCACCGATGCCGACAAGACTGCCTATAACTGGGTCAACGTTGCCAAGGGTAGCCAGAACTTCTACGCCGGCAAGAACACCGCCGTCCTCTCTGTCTCCAAGACTTTCTAA
- the thrH gene encoding bifunctional phosphoserine phosphatase/homoserine phosphotransferase ThrH: MQIVCLDLEGVLVPEIWIEFSKRTGIPELMRTTRDEPDYDKLMTYRLNILREHKLGLPDIQKVIAEMGPMQGARAFLDKLREDYQVVILSDTFYEFAHPLMRQLGWPTLFCHSLEADASGMLVAYHLRMPDQKREAVQRFKELKFTIVAAGDSYNDTAMLGEAHGGILFHPPENVIREFPQYPVVLNYDDLRTEIDKAFARAAA, encoded by the coding sequence GTGCAAATCGTCTGCCTAGACCTCGAAGGGGTCCTCGTCCCCGAAATCTGGATCGAATTCTCCAAACGCACGGGCATCCCCGAGCTGATGCGGACCACCCGCGACGAGCCGGATTACGACAAGCTCATGACCTACCGCCTGAATATCCTGCGCGAGCACAAGCTTGGCCTGCCGGACATCCAGAAGGTCATCGCGGAAATGGGGCCGATGCAGGGTGCCCGCGCCTTCCTCGACAAGCTGCGCGAGGATTACCAGGTCGTCATCCTGTCCGACACTTTCTACGAATTCGCCCATCCGCTGATGCGCCAGCTGGGCTGGCCGACGCTGTTCTGCCATTCGCTCGAAGCCGATGCCTCGGGCATGCTGGTCGCTTACCATCTGCGCATGCCGGACCAGAAGCGCGAAGCCGTGCAGCGTTTCAAGGAACTCAAGTTCACCATCGTCGCTGCCGGCGACTCGTACAACGATACCGCCATGCTCGGCGAAGCTCATGGTGGCATCCTCTTCCACCCGCCCGAGAATGTCATCCGCGAATTTCCGCAGTATCCGGTTGTCCTTAATTACGACGATCTGCGCACGGAAATCGACAAGGCGTTCGCCCGCGCAGCTGCCTGA
- the purU gene encoding formyltetrahydrofolate deformylase, producing MHNDRFYTLSASCPDQVGIIARVSGFIAGNGGWILESSFHADALTGRYFMRIEIKADSLPFLLAEFRERFRTEVGEPLQMTWQINDSAIKKRVVVMVSKQEHCLYDLLARWQAKELDIEIPCVISNHDTFRGFVEWHGIPFYHVPVTPDNKAAAYAEIQRIFDDVRGDSMVLARYMQVLSPALCDALAGRIINIHHSFLPSFAGAKPYHQAYTRGVKLIGATCHYVTSELDAGPIIEQDVIRIDHSDSPEDMVRYGKDIEKTVLARGLRYHLEDRVLVHGNKTVVFR from the coding sequence ATGCATAACGACCGCTTCTACACGCTCTCAGCCTCCTGCCCCGACCAGGTTGGCATCATCGCCCGGGTTTCCGGCTTCATTGCCGGTAATGGCGGCTGGATTCTTGAATCGAGCTTCCATGCCGACGCCCTGACCGGGCGCTATTTCATGCGCATCGAGATCAAGGCCGATTCGCTGCCTTTCCTCCTCGCCGAGTTCCGCGAGCGTTTCCGCACTGAAGTCGGCGAGCCTCTGCAAATGACCTGGCAGATCAACGACAGCGCCATCAAGAAGCGCGTCGTCGTCATGGTTTCCAAGCAGGAACACTGTCTCTACGACCTGCTGGCCCGCTGGCAGGCCAAGGAACTGGACATCGAGATTCCCTGCGTCATTTCCAATCACGATACCTTCCGCGGCTTCGTCGAATGGCACGGCATTCCGTTCTATCACGTGCCCGTAACGCCAGATAACAAGGCCGCCGCCTACGCCGAGATCCAGCGCATTTTTGACGACGTACGCGGCGACTCGATGGTGCTTGCCCGCTACATGCAAGTCCTGTCACCCGCCCTTTGCGATGCGCTGGCCGGCCGGATCATCAACATCCACCACAGCTTCCTGCCCAGCTTTGCCGGCGCCAAGCCTTATCATCAGGCCTACACACGCGGCGTCAAGCTGATCGGGGCGACCTGTCACTACGTGACGAGCGAACTCGACGCGGGCCCAATCATCGAGCAGGACGTCATCCGCATCGACCATTCGGATTCGCCGGAAGACATGGTCCGCTACGGCAAGGACATCGAGAAGACCGTGCTTGCCCGCGGTCTGCGCTACCACCTGGAAGACCGGGTGCTGGTACACGGCAACAAAACCGTCGTTTTCCGCTGA
- a CDS encoding HD-GYP domain-containing protein produces the protein MIRKIAIDQLLPDMYVVDLHKGWLDHSLWQSKFKVRDEAHVWKLKEDGISEVSIDTDKGIDLPPSPIARINQIDQRLKSLAEIRATTPHPVSLGEERRRAGRLMQEASGTVSSLMISARAGQKVDAAYLEPVVSKMIASVIRNPDALVPLARLKGMDSYANDHAVATAALIIAFGRHQGMAEPEIEKLALGTMVKDIGHSALDSRLTTKPGGLSHAEFSIVQSHVEEGLAVLDATSRLPETAIAVVLEHHERYNGCGYPYRMAGDEISVAGRMAAIVDTYDAMTSDRPYRAAMSPAHALRQLYEESGTQYDPALVAAFVKTVGIYPVGTLVLLDSGHLAMVVQANPDNMLAPVVRVIYHTGRQQYVTTPVDVDLSRKIGNHYGQIVRAETFERWGISPLRWQPA, from the coding sequence ATGATTCGCAAGATAGCCATCGACCAGTTGCTGCCCGACATGTATGTCGTGGACCTGCACAAGGGCTGGCTCGATCATTCGCTCTGGCAGTCGAAATTCAAGGTGCGCGACGAGGCGCATGTCTGGAAGCTCAAGGAAGATGGCATCAGCGAAGTCAGTATCGATACCGACAAGGGAATCGATCTGCCGCCGTCGCCGATAGCGCGCATCAACCAGATTGACCAGCGGCTCAAATCACTGGCGGAAATTCGGGCGACCACGCCACATCCTGTTTCGCTGGGTGAAGAGCGTCGCCGGGCCGGCCGCTTGATGCAGGAAGCGAGCGGCACGGTGAGCAGCCTGATGATCTCGGCGCGGGCCGGCCAGAAAGTCGATGCAGCCTACCTCGAGCCGGTGGTCAGCAAGATGATCGCCTCGGTCATTCGTAACCCGGATGCGCTGGTGCCGCTGGCCCGCCTCAAGGGCATGGATTCCTATGCCAACGATCACGCCGTGGCGACGGCCGCCCTGATCATTGCCTTTGGCCGTCATCAGGGCATGGCTGAACCGGAAATCGAAAAGCTGGCGCTCGGTACCATGGTCAAGGACATCGGCCACTCGGCCCTCGATTCGCGCCTGACGACCAAGCCGGGAGGCCTCTCCCACGCCGAGTTTTCGATCGTCCAGAGCCACGTTGAAGAAGGCCTGGCTGTGCTCGATGCTACCTCGCGCCTGCCTGAAACCGCGATCGCCGTTGTCCTCGAACATCACGAACGCTACAACGGCTGCGGCTATCCCTACCGGATGGCTGGCGACGAAATCTCGGTGGCCGGCCGCATGGCCGCCATTGTCGATACCTACGATGCGATGACTTCCGACCGTCCATACCGGGCCGCCATGTCGCCGGCGCACGCCCTGCGCCAGCTGTATGAGGAAAGCGGGACGCAATACGATCCGGCGCTGGTTGCCGCATTCGTCAAGACCGTCGGCATCTACCCGGTTGGCACGCTGGTCCTGCTCGACAGCGGGCATCTTGCCATGGTCGTCCAGGCTAACCCGGACAACATGCTGGCCCCCGTTGTTCGCGTCATCTACCACACCGGTCGGCAGCAATACGTGACGACGCCAGTCGATGTCGACCTGTCGCGCAAGATCGGCAACCACTACGGCCAGATTGTCCGGGCCGAAACCTTCGAACGCTGGGGGATCAGCCCCCTGCGCTGGCAACCTGCCTGA
- a CDS encoding oxidoreductase has protein sequence MVAGNDFDPELVRGLKALAETTFPKRCRCCNRVFADVADYVMQTEAMPNGRRSLKQSFDDDGTVIVDLYRNCPCGSTLMDSFSDRRNATPQGEARRVRFDELMAYLVGRGLAANNARLELLKFLRGEPSELLSTIHPPATGNL, from the coding sequence ATGGTGGCGGGGAACGATTTCGACCCGGAATTGGTCCGTGGCCTCAAGGCCCTGGCCGAAACCACGTTCCCCAAGCGCTGCCGGTGCTGCAATCGCGTTTTCGCCGACGTCGCCGACTATGTAATGCAGACCGAAGCCATGCCGAATGGTCGGCGCTCACTCAAGCAGTCGTTCGACGATGACGGCACAGTGATTGTTGACCTCTATCGCAACTGCCCCTGCGGCTCGACGCTGATGGACTCCTTCAGCGACCGGCGCAATGCCACACCCCAAGGCGAGGCGCGGCGGGTACGTTTCGATGAGCTGATGGCCTATCTGGTCGGGCGCGGTCTGGCTGCCAATAACGCCCGTCTCGAATTGCTCAAGTTCCTGCGCGGCGAACCGAGCGAACTGCTCAGCACCATTCACCCGCCAGCCACCGGAAACCTGTAA